ACATCAACTATGTCGGGAATGTTGGTTATAGTAACTTTCTCGGGTGTGAGTAATACCGCACTGATGATCTGTAGAGCTTCATTTTTCGCTCCTTGGGGAATAATTTCCCCATTAAGTTTTTTACCACCTCTTACTTCAAAAGAATGCATTGAGTATAATTAAATGTATTAAGTGTATGTGATGACAATCTCTTATTGCTACAAAGTACTGCGAAATAAAAAAGGTTAACAAGTACTTTTCTTATTAACCTTTCAATTTGTTTAGCTAGCAACGATCAATATCTCTTTTTAAACTTTCCGCCACCATTGCCGCCTCTGTTATCACGGCCGCCACCGCCGCCACCTCTGTTATCTCTTCCACCACCACCACTGCGTTGCTGGAAATGTTTTTTGAATTTACCTCCACCACCGCCACCACGGTTCTCTCTGAAATCATCACTTGGGCGATATTGACGAACAAAAGGCCTGTTGTTAAACTCCAGTTCACCTTTTGTAATAGCACTTAACTCCGCCTGGATAGCATCATCATGAATATTTTCTTTGTGCCAGTTGTTATAAGAGAGTTTCATGTAATAAGCTATAGCATTGGCAAAACCTTGTTTCTTTTCGGGGTTCTCTTCTTTCAACGCCTTATCAATGATCACTTCAATATTTTTACCTAGGTGATTATAACGTGGGTAACGCTTAGGATAAGGTAAACGTTCCGGCTTTGCTTTTAATGACTCTCTTGTAGGAATTGGATATGGACTGTCTACATCCAATTTAAAATCGGAGATAAGAAACAAGTGATCCCATAATTTATGACGGAAATCTTCTACATTCTTCAGGTGAGGATTTAAAAAGCCCATCAGTTCAATTGCTACCTGGGCTTGTTCCTGCCGCTTTTGGCGATCTTCAATAGTTATGATATGATCAACCATTTTCTGGATATGTCGTCCGTACTCACGAATGGTTAAATGATTTCTTGTAGTGTTATATTCCATAAACTTGATAATAGCAAATGTAAGCAAAGGGTTTATAAAAAAAGCTGCCCTTTTTAGGGGGCAGCAGGTTCCAGTGGTAAACTATGACTATCTAAAAACTTACTGCTTTACTATTTTTTCTGTTATGATGTCACCACCATCAATGATCTGTAACAGATACATACCACTGTTGAGTGTTCCGGGCTGTAACTGGTTAAAGCCGGTTGTTGTGCGGCCATTTGCCAGTGCACGACCACTCATGTCAATAATACGCCAATTGTAAGAACCGTTGCTGTTAAGCGCAATTTCATTTTTGCTGATAATATTGGTTACTACATCCACTTTAGATTTGCTACCAACTTCACGAAGAGCAACAACGTTAGAGTAGTATTTCAATTGTGAAGCTGTTGTTACCAATAAGCGGTAGTAGATTGTTTTCTTTTCTGAAGGTTGGTAACCGAAGCTGGTGCTGTTGCTGTTTACATTTTGCATGCTGCTGAAACTCATACCGTTTGTTGATGTTTCAATTGAGATCGATTCAATTGGCTCATCGGCAATAATGTTCCAGTTTAGCTCATGGTTATTGTTATTTGCTTTTCCGTTCAGTTTCATGCTTTGTACAGGAAGTGTTGAAGGAAGTGCGGCGCCACTCACTGTATAGTCGCCCAACATACCATAGTTTGATACGTTTGTATTTGATGCATTTGTTAAACGGAGGTAGTAAGTGCCTGCGTTTACAAAACTATCGATGGCTACATTTAATGTTGTAGGAGGGTTGTATGTATTAATGGTGTTGCCTCTTGAATCGAGCAAAGTCAATTGCAGATCAACATTTGGTTTTGTGGTTCCGTTTGTAGAAGGGTTAGCGTCAATTTGTAAGCGTGTTGCGCTTGTAATATCCACCCTGAAAATATCCACATCAGATGATGTGTTGATTTCACTGCTTACATTAAAGCCACTCGTAGGTTGGCTGTTGGCTGATAATGTTGTTGACATTGGCAACAGTGTTGCATCACGATGTGTATTACCAACCATATCTGTTTTATAACCAAATCCGTTGTCTGAGCCAGCAAGGATAGCCAGATCATCCTGTAATTTAGTGCAACCCTGTGTGCTTGTTCCCTTGTGCCAAAGTGTAAGTGTTTTGCCATAACTGTTGCCCATAATAGGTGCCCAGCTGGTTGCACTTCCATTGGTACCGGTACCAGGATTGTATTCATATTTAAAATTGCAATCGGCGTCGTATAACGTTTGGTGGTTCAAGCCTAATGTGTGACCGCTTTCATGCGAAGAAGCTTCTCCAACATTTTTTTCGTTATAATTCAGCAGGTTTGCAAACACGAACCCTGGGATTTCCATTCCCCAACGAAAAGTGTTAAGATAAGCTACACCACCTGCGCTACCGTACCAACTGCTATAAGCAGTAATAATAATGCGTTGTCGTTTGTTAATAGGAGCAGCAAAATATACTGTTGAGTCAGTTGTAATGTTTAGGTTAAAAGGATTGAAATCTTCTGCAACTTGATAAAAAACCGTTCTGATCTTTTCCTCTGTTAAACCTGATGGCGTGCAGTAGAAAGGATAGCCACCATTCCAGTAAGGAGTGCTTACTGTTTGTCCATCGAAGTCAAGAAAAATTGTCGCACTTGCAGTTGGGTTACTGCTCAGTTTAGGCACCTGAGCGAATGCTTTGAATGCGGTTGTTGCAAATAGAGCAACAAAGCATAGGATTAGACGTGTCATAGTATTGGATTTTAAAAGGGAATAAAAATACCTGCTGGAACAAGTAATTATTTTAGTCAGCTATCATGTGTGAAACCTGTTTTCTGTTCCAGTTATAAGAACCAGTAACAGCATCTTGCTCCATCATCAACATATCACTATGCTTTTGACTGATCATGATACCACGATAAACGATGCTTTGATCTGGCAAAGTGGTTCTTGAAATGGATAGAAGAAGACCAGGGCGATCTGTTGATTGAAGTGTAACAGTTGTAAGACCGGGAGCATCACTGCTGATTGCAGTTACTTCGCCTTTAAAACGAAAACCACTTGTTACAAAAAGATCAACTTTTTGATTCAGACGTGCATTCATAACATCGCTGATAAAATTTTGCGATGGAGCAAAGCGGGAAGCAACATTGCTAAACATTGTTGGCTTACCATCATGCTTTTGACGACCTGATTGAAATTCTTGCGAGAAAGAAAAAATAGATAGTGTACAAAATGCGAGTGCGAAGACTAGCTTTTTCATAGAATACGATTTAGGATATTGGAATACTGGATTACGAAACAAATGTAGACGGAAGAATTAAATCTGGCAATAGGTATTTATCTGTATTTTAAAAATAGACCCCGCTGGAAAGCGGGGTCGTTTACCCAAAATCCACATTGTAAAACCATCAATGTATCCTGACTCTTCCCTGTTGCGAAAGAATTATTTGTAAATTATAAACTGTTAACGTACATGTGTTTATAATATTATTTCATTTTAAAAGAACATGGAATTAATAGCAATTACTGTTCCAAACTTTTTCTATGCCAAGAATATTTTTTTTCATTCAAAAGTATTTTCAAATATTAAGGGAAACTGCTTAAAACCCACACCGTATTTTCTGCAATTCGAACCTTCTTTAGCTAAGTTTTAAAGCTGATGTAATCATATATCGTCTGTAAAAATAAAGGCGGGAACATTAACATCCTATCGTACTTCTTTTGAATAATTGCTTGGGAAATCAACGTTTTTGATTGCATAATTTCCTGATTTGTAGAACAATACTATTCAATTTCAATCTCATTGTTTCACACCTACCTTTGCAGTTCTTTTATGGTGATTGCAATTAATACAAAATCGTTGCTTCCGGGTAAAATGGAAGGCTATGGATATTATACTGAAGAGATATTTTCCAGAATAGCCCTTGATCACCCTGAGCATCAATTCTATTTTTTGTTTGACCGTCCTTTTGAACAGAAGTTTATCTATGGCGCCAACATCCACCCGGTAATCATCAAGCCACAGGCCAGGTTTTCATTGGCATGGGATATTTGGTATAACTGGATGTTGCCTGTCTTTTTACGAAAGATAAAGGCCGATGTATTTGTTAGCCCTGATGGCTTCTGCTCTTTAAGAACTAAAGTGCCGCAATGTCTTGTTTTACACGACCTTGCTTTTCATCATCACCCTGAATTTATCTCGAAATCGCATCTCAGTTATTATCAAAAAAATACGGGTAAGTTTTTAAAGAAGAGTAAAGTAATTGCTACAGTTTCTGAGTATTCGAAACAAGATATTATTGAGCAATACAAGATAGATCCGGCAAAAATCCATGTTACTTATAATGCTTCCAGTTCTCTTTTTCAACAGCTTTCCTATAAAGAAAAGGAACAGGTTAAGGAGAAATACAGCGCTGGTTGTGAATACTTTATTTACGCAGGATCCATTCACCCTCGCAAAAATCCTATCAACTTGTTGAAAGCTTTTTCGAGATTCAAGAAGCGGCAACAAAGCAATATGAAATTGATCTTTGCGGGCCGGCTTGCCTGGAAAACAGATGAATTTACAAAGCTGCTTTCCACTTTCAGATTCAGAAATGATGTAATTCTTGCCGGCTACCTGGAGAAAAATGAATTGGCGAAACTGGTTGCGTCAGCTTACGCTCTTGTTTACCCATCGTTTTTTGAAGGATTTGGTGTGCCACCGTTAGAAGCGCTTCAATGTGGAGTGCCTGCCATTGTTTCAAACAACAGCGCCATGCCGGAAATTGGGGGTGATGCATATCTATATATTGATCCTGAAAATCCAGATGATATTGCTGAAAAGCTAATGTTGATTTACAAAGATGAATCACTACGTAGCCGACTGATCGAAAATGGGAAAAAACGTCTACAGTTGTTTAGTTGGGATGAGTCAGCCAAAAAAATGTGGAGTTGTATTGAGCTGGCTGCCTCTACTGAATAACTTACCTTTGCCACACAAATTTTAGTATGCATAAAAGTAATATATCCATCGACGTTTATTTAGATGAACAAAAAGTGCCCGAGCAAATTAAGTGGAAGGCAAGTGACAGTAGCGCAGATATGGACCAAACTGCAAAAGCAATGATGCTGGCGTTTTGGGATGGTGCTGATAAATCGGCCCTACGTATTGACCTGTGGACAAAAGAAATGATGGTTGATGAAATGGCTGATTTTTATTATCAGTTACTCATGACTATGGCCGATACATTCAACCGTGCAACCAACCAACCCGAACTAAGTGCTGAAATGAAAGAGTTTGCAAAAGGATTCATGCAGAAATTCAAAAAAGAACAGCTTAATCAAAATCAGTAATAAACTATGAGCCTGGAACAAAACATAATGGCGCAAATGAAAGATGCCATGAAAGCAAAAGATGAAGCTGGATTACGTGGCCTGAGAGCCATAAAAGCAGCTATTCTGCTGGCAAAAACTGCAGGTGGTAGCGGAGAAATTACAGCCGATGATGAAATAAAACTTTTGCAGAAATTGGTGAAGCAACGAAAAGACTCACTCGATATTTTCCGCAAGCAGAACAGGGCTGACCTTGCTCAGAAAGAAGAAGAAGAAATTGCCATCATCGAAAAGTTTCTGCCTAAGCAAATGGATGCAGATGAATTGAAAACGATCATTGCAGGTATTATAAAAGAAACAGGTGCAACCTCACCTGCTGATATGGGGAAGGTGATGGGTGTTGCGAGCAAACAGTTAGCCGGTCAGGCCGATGGTAAAACAATCAGCGCTGTGGTAAAAGAACTCTTAAGCAAATAGCATGATCATTGATATTGTTGTATTGATCGCTATTGCTCTTGCTATAATAAAAGGTTTACGTAGCGGATTAATTGTCGCTGTGTTTTCAATTATAGCATTTGTAATAGGCCTGGCGGCCGCATTAAAGTTGAGCACAGTCGTGGCAGCATGGTTGGCGGAATCAACAAACATCAATACACAATGGTTGCCATTCATTGCTTTTGCAGCAGTCTTTTTCTTAACTGTATTTGCAATAAGAGCGGTGGCTAAACTCATTGAAAAAGCGGTTGATCTTGCGTGGATGGGTTGGGCAAATAAGCTGGGTGGTGTTTTAGGCTATGCAGTACTCTACTTGTTAATATTAAGTGTTTTATTTTTCTATGCTGAAAAAATGAATTTAATAACAGAGGAAACTATTGCAGCTTCCCGAACATATGAATTTATTCAGCCATTGGGGCCAAAAGTGATCAATGCAATTGGTATTGTATTGCCCATTTTCAGTAATATGTTTTCGCAGTTAGAAGACTTCTTTGAGAAGCTGGGCACACAAATGAAGCGGCAATAACGGCAATCTGCAACTGAATTACAATTTTTCACACAAATCAACTATTTTAGCAATTAACAA
The DNA window shown above is from Lacibacter sp. H375 and carries:
- a CDS encoding DUF4290 domain-containing protein, which encodes MEYNTTRNHLTIREYGRHIQKMVDHIITIEDRQKRQEQAQVAIELMGFLNPHLKNVEDFRHKLWDHLFLISDFKLDVDSPYPIPTRESLKAKPERLPYPKRYPRYNHLGKNIEVIIDKALKEENPEKKQGFANAIAYYMKLSYNNWHKENIHDDAIQAELSAITKGELEFNNRPFVRQYRPSDDFRENRGGGGGGKFKKHFQQRSGGGGRDNRGGGGGGRDNRGGNGGGKFKKRY
- a CDS encoding T9SS type A sorting domain-containing protein translates to MTRLILCFVALFATTAFKAFAQVPKLSSNPTASATIFLDFDGQTVSTPYWNGGYPFYCTPSGLTEEKIRTVFYQVAEDFNPFNLNITTDSTVYFAAPINKRQRIIITAYSSWYGSAGGVAYLNTFRWGMEIPGFVFANLLNYNEKNVGEASSHESGHTLGLNHQTLYDADCNFKYEYNPGTGTNGSATSWAPIMGNSYGKTLTLWHKGTSTQGCTKLQDDLAILAGSDNGFGYKTDMVGNTHRDATLLPMSTTLSANSQPTSGFNVSSEINTSSDVDIFRVDITSATRLQIDANPSTNGTTKPNVDLQLTLLDSRGNTINTYNPPTTLNVAIDSFVNAGTYYLRLTNASNTNVSNYGMLGDYTVSGAALPSTLPVQSMKLNGKANNNNHELNWNIIADEPIESISIETSTNGMSFSSMQNVNSNSTSFGYQPSEKKTIYYRLLVTTASQLKYYSNVVALREVGSKSKVDVVTNIISKNEIALNSNGSYNWRIIDMSGRALANGRTTTGFNQLQPGTLNSGMYLLQIIDGGDIITEKIVKQ
- a CDS encoding glycosyltransferase family 4 protein encodes the protein MVIAINTKSLLPGKMEGYGYYTEEIFSRIALDHPEHQFYFLFDRPFEQKFIYGANIHPVIIKPQARFSLAWDIWYNWMLPVFLRKIKADVFVSPDGFCSLRTKVPQCLVLHDLAFHHHPEFISKSHLSYYQKNTGKFLKKSKVIATVSEYSKQDIIEQYKIDPAKIHVTYNASSSLFQQLSYKEKEQVKEKYSAGCEYFIYAGSIHPRKNPINLLKAFSRFKKRQQSNMKLIFAGRLAWKTDEFTKLLSTFRFRNDVILAGYLEKNELAKLVASAYALVYPSFFEGFGVPPLEALQCGVPAIVSNNSAMPEIGGDAYLYIDPENPDDIAEKLMLIYKDESLRSRLIENGKKRLQLFSWDESAKKMWSCIELAASTE
- the gldC gene encoding gliding motility protein GldC codes for the protein MHKSNISIDVYLDEQKVPEQIKWKASDSSADMDQTAKAMMLAFWDGADKSALRIDLWTKEMMVDEMADFYYQLLMTMADTFNRATNQPELSAEMKEFAKGFMQKFKKEQLNQNQ
- a CDS encoding GatB/YqeY domain-containing protein, translated to MSLEQNIMAQMKDAMKAKDEAGLRGLRAIKAAILLAKTAGGSGEITADDEIKLLQKLVKQRKDSLDIFRKQNRADLAQKEEEEIAIIEKFLPKQMDADELKTIIAGIIKETGATSPADMGKVMGVASKQLAGQADGKTISAVVKELLSK
- a CDS encoding CvpA family protein, with the translated sequence MIIDIVVLIAIALAIIKGLRSGLIVAVFSIIAFVIGLAAALKLSTVVAAWLAESTNINTQWLPFIAFAAVFFLTVFAIRAVAKLIEKAVDLAWMGWANKLGGVLGYAVLYLLILSVLFFYAEKMNLITEETIAASRTYEFIQPLGPKVINAIGIVLPIFSNMFSQLEDFFEKLGTQMKRQ